In one window of Mauremys reevesii isolate NIE-2019 linkage group 22, ASM1616193v1, whole genome shotgun sequence DNA:
- the TULP2 gene encoding tubby-related protein 2 isoform X2: MGPSWSPATPHTMNAAGRGDTGLGEEPASLRQQKLELQRRIFEKKQRRKRQEPLMVKANPDAKVTGRRGRRPEERTPLMESCSEHSLCNGTSNPFLVESVPEAHRPTDAWGSSVHLDRGPRAGGEAAGASDAELEEAVLEDTRPVNKATAAPSSTRKGWPARRSGAGHADVRRPRSSKPKALSPARGERVPSVIVEFRDPQESSDGDAPPEAGAAGWESAQEGDSEGESQDPPTPPSPIRRRQDRKLPSRGSLGSPPGSDEEEEGDLNILCRSLEPAPEADTPSLPEEVPGTPQPPRPEELQGFVLRPAAPGVTVRCRISRDRKGVDKGVFPFYYLHLERDDGRKLFLMSGRKRKKSKTSNYLISLDPIDLSRDGDGFIGKVRSNVLGTRFTVFDNGTNPDKKPFVPETAPIRQELAAICYETNVLGFRGPRKMTVIIPGMNTENERISIRPKNEHETLLTRFQNRNLQNLLVLQNKVPAWNEETQSYVLNFHGRVTQASVKNFQIVPDHDSEYIVLQFGRVAPDVFTMDYRAPLCALQAFAICLSSFDGKLACE, from the exons cgccgcATCTTTGAGAAGAAGCAGCGTCGGAAGCGCCAGGAGCCGCTCATGGTCAAGGCCAACCCCGACGCCAAGGTGACGGGCCGCCGGGGCCGCCGGCCCGAGGAGCGCACCCCCCTGATGGAGTCCTGCAGTGAGCACAGCCTCTGCAACG GAACCAGCAACCCCTTCCTGGTGGAGTCGGTCCCAGAGGCCCATCGCCCCACTGACGCCTGGGGCAGCTCCGTGCACCTGGACAGGGGCCCCCGAGCCGGGGGAGAGGCCGCag GTGCCTCCGACGCGGAGCTGGAAGAGGCCGTCCTGGAGGACACGCGGCCCGTCAACAAGGCCACGGCGGCGCCCAGCTCCACGCGCAAGGGCTGGCCGGCCCGGCGGAGCGGGG ctGGCCACGCCGACGTCCGACGCCCCCGGAGCTCGAAGCCAAAGGCCCTGTCGCCCGCACGAGGGGAGCGAGTCCCCTCTGTCATCGTGGAGTTCAGAG ACCCTCAGGAAAGCAGCGATGGGGACGCCCCCCCGGAGGCCGGCGCTGCAGGCTGGGAGTCAGCCCAGGAGGGAGACTCGGAGGGGGAGTCCCAGGACCCCCccacgcccccctcccccatcaggaGAAGACAGGACAGGAAGCTCCCCAGCAGAg GATCTCTTGGCAGCCCCCCTGGGAGCgacgaggaggaggaaggagacctCAACATCCTCTGCAGATCCCTGGAGCCCGCGCCGGAGGCCGACACCCCCAGC ctgccGGAGGAGGTGCCAGGGACCCCGCAGCCCCCGAGGCCGGAGGAGCTGCAGGGGTTCGTGCTGCGCCCGGCAGCCCCCGGAGTGACCGTCCGGTGCCGCATCAGCCGGGACCGCAAGGGGGTGGACAAGGGCGTCTTCCCCTTCTACTACCTCCACCTGGAGAGAGACGACGGGAGGAAG CTGTTTCTCATGTCTGGCcggaagagaaagaaaagcaaaacctCCAATTACCTCATTTCCCTCGACCCCATCGACCTGTCCCGGGACGGGGACGGCTTCATCGGGAAGGTCAG GTCCAACGTGCTGGGCACCAGGTTCACGGTGTTCGATAACGGGACGAATCCGGATAAAAAACCCTTCGTCCCCGAAACGGCTCCGATCCGGCAGGAGCTGGCGGCCATTTGCTAC GAGACCAATGTGTTGGGGTTCAGGGGACCCCGGAAAATGACTGTGATTATCCCCGGCATGAACACGGAGAACGAGAGAATCAGCATCCGCCCGAAAAAC GAACACGAGACTCTGCTGACCCGGTTCCAGAACCGGAACCTCCAGAACCTGCTGGTTCTGCAGAACAAGGTGCCGGCCTGGAACGAGGAGACCCAGTCGTATGTGCTCAACTTCCACGGGCGCGTCACCCAGGCCTCCGTCAAGAACTTCCAGATCGTCCCCGACCATGact ccgagTACATCGTGCTGCAGTTTGGCCGGGTGGCGCCCGACGTCTTCACCATGGACTATCGCGCCCCCCTCTGCGCCCTGCAGGCCTTCGCCATCTGCCTGTCCAGCTTCGACGGGAAACTCGCCTGCGAGTAG
- the LOC120388323 gene encoding trans-1,2-dihydrobenzene-1,2-diol dehydrogenase-like, with protein MATRWGICSAGRISHDFLVALKTLPATEHQAVAIAARDLARAQDYAQKHGIPRAYGSYEELARDPDVDVVYVGVIHPEHLPVGRLFLGAGKPVLLEKPLGMNAAEVRELVQLARSRGVFLMEAFWTRFFPISEQIRRLLAQGALGEVQLISATVGHPMENIPRLVQKKLGGGAILDIGCYCVQLASMVFGGQRPESVLASGFLHPSGVDETTSVILNYAGRRQAVLSCTMRIELPNQAQICGTKGSMELPAPWYAPTILIVNNQHHECPLPPPAQPLNFSNGTGMRYEAQHVRQCLLQGLKESPIMSLAESELVASIVDEVRRQLGVTFSEDQQG; from the exons ATGGCCACCCGCTGGGGCATCTGCTCTGCCGGCAGGATCAGCCATGACTTCCTGGTGGCCCTGAAGACCCTCCCGGCCACCGAGCATCAG gcTGTGGCCATCGCGGCGCGTGACCTCGCCCGGGCTCAGGATTACGCCCAGAAACACGGGATCCCTCGAGCGTACGGGAGCTATGAGGAGCTGGCGCGGGACCCCGACGTGG ACGTGGTCTACGTGGGGGTCATACACCCCGAGCACCTGCCCGTGGGGCGGCTCTTCCTGGGGGCCGGGAAGCCGgtgctgctggagaagcccctGGGGATGAACGCGGCGGAGGTGAGGgagctggtgcagctggcccGGAGCCGCGGGGTCTTCCTGATGGAG gccttCTGGACCCGCTTCTTCCCCATCTCGGAGCAGATCCGGCGGCTACTGGCCCAGGGGGCGCTGGGCGAGGTGCAGCTGATCTCGGCGACCGTGGGGCACCCCATGGAGAACATCCCCCGGCTGGTGCAGAAGAAGCTGGGGGGCGGCGCCATTCTGGACATCGGCTGCTACTGCGTCCAGCTCGCCAGCATGGTCTTCGGGGGGCAGCGGCCGGAGTCCGTCCTGGCCTCGGGCTTCCTGCACCCCTCCG GTGTGGACGAAACCACCTCGGTGATCCTGAACTACGCGGGCCGGCGCCAGGCCGTGCTGTCCTGCACCATGCGCATCGAGCTCCCCAACCAGGCCCAGATCTGCGGCACCAAGGGCTCCATGGAG ctccctgccccctggtacGCCCCCACCATCCTGATTGTGAACAACCAGCACCACgagtgccccctgccgccccccgcccagcccctcaACTTCTCCAACGGCACCGGCATGCGGTACGAGGCCCAGCACGTGCGCCAGTGTCTGCTGCAAG GCCTGAAGGAGAGCCCCATCATGAGCTTGGCCGAGAGCGAGCTGGTGGCCTCCATCGTGGACGAGGTGCGACGGCAGCTGGGGGTGACTTTCAGCGAGGACCAGCAGGGCTGA
- the RPL13A gene encoding 60S ribosomal protein L13a: MAEFKVLVIDGRGHLLGRLAAMVAKQVLLGRKVVVVRCEGINISGNFYRNKLKYLAFLRKRMNTNPSRGPYHFRAPSRIFWRTVRGMLPHKTKRGQAALERLKVFDGIPPPYDKRKRMVVPAALKVVRLKPTRKFAFLGRLAHEVGWKYQAITSTLEEKRKEKAKLHYNKKKKLMKLRKQAEKNVEGKIARYTDVLKQFGILV, translated from the exons ATGGCGGAGTTCAAG gtTCTGGTCATCGATGGACGCGGCCACCTTTTGGGGCGCCTGGCGGCCATGGTGGCCAAGCAGGTCCTGCTGG GGcgcaaggtggtggtggtgagatgTGAGGGCATCAACATCTCCGGGAACTTCTACCGCAACAAAC TGAAGTACCTGGCCTTCCTCCGCAAACGCATGAACACCAACCCGTCCCGCGGGCCCTACCACTTCCGCGCCCCCAGCCGCATCTTCTGGCGCACGGTCCGAG GGATGCTGCCCCACAAGACCAAGCGAGGCCAGGCCGCCCTGGAGAGACTGAAGGTCTTTGATGGGATTCCGCCCCCCTACGACAAG AGGAAACGGATGGTGGTACCCGCTGCTCTGAAAGTCGTACGCCTGAAGCCGACGCGCAAG ttCGCCTTCCTGGGGCGCCTGGCCCATGAGGTTGGCTGGAAGTACCAAGCCATCACCTCGACCCTGGAGGAGAAACGCAAGGAGAAGGCCAAGCTGCATTACAACAAGAAGAAGAAGCTGATG AAACTGCGGAAGCAGGCGGAGAAGAACGTGGAAGGCAAGATTGCCAGGTACACGGACGTGCTGAAGCAGTTCGGGATCTTGGTCTGA
- the LOC120388324 gene encoding trans-1,2-dihydrobenzene-1,2-diol dehydrogenase-like produces MATRWGICSAGKISHDFLVALKTLPATEHQAVAIAARDLARAQDYAQKHGIPRAYGSYEELARDPDVDVVYVGVIHPEHLPVGRLFLGAGKPVLLEKPLGMNAAEVRELVQLARSRGVFLMEAYWTRFFPASERLHSLLSQGALGEVKVVRADFGAPLSGCPRMVQKELGGGALLDIGCYCVQLATMVFGERPESILASGFLQPTGVDETSSVILNYRGRRQAVITCSMLTWLPNQAAISGTKGIIQLPSELWSPTELVVNGQHEEFSLPPPSQPLNFPKSTGLRYEAQHVRQCLLQGLKESPMVSLAHSELVASILDEVRRQVGVTYSQDRA; encoded by the exons ATGGCCACCCGCTGGGGCATCTGCTCCGCCGGCAAAATCAGCCACGATTTTCTGGTGGCCCTGAAGACCCTCCCGGCCACGGAGCATcag gctGTGGCCATCGCGGCGCGTGACCTCGCCCGGGCTCAGGATTACGCCCAGAAACACGGGATCCCCCGAGCGTACGGGAGCTATGAGGAGCTGGCGCGGGACCCCGACGTGG ACGTGGTCTACGTGGGGGTCATACACCCCGAGCACCTGCCCGTGGGGCGGCTCTTCCTGGGGGCCGGGAAGCCGgtgctgctggagaagcccctGGGGATGAACGCGGCGGAGGTGAGGgagctggtgcagctggcccGGAGCCGCGGGGTCTTCCTGATGGAG GCGTACTGGACCCGATTTTTCCCAGCCTCGGAGCGGCTCCACTCCCTGCTCTCCCAGGGAGCGCTGGGGGAGGTGAAGGTGGTGAGGGCCGACTTTGGGGCGCCCCTCTCGGGTTGCCCCCGGATGGTGCAGAAGGAGCTGGGGGGCGGCGCCCTGCTGGACATCGGCTGCTACTGCGTCCAGCTCGCCACCATGGTCTTCGGGGAGAGACCGGAATCCATCCTCGCCTCGGGCTTCCTCCAACCCACTg GCGTTGATGAAACGTCGTCCGTCATCCTGAACTACCGGGGAAGGCGCCAGGCCGTGATCACCTGCTCCATGCTGACCTGGCTGCCCAACCAGGCCGCCATCAGCGGCACCAAGGGCATCATCCAG CTCCCGTCCGAGTTGTGGAGCCCGACTGAGCTGGTGGTGAACGGGCAGCACGAGGagttctccctgccccccccgtcccagccccttAACTTCCCCAAAAGCACCGGGCTTCGTTACGAGGCCCAGCACGTGCGCCAGTGTCTGCTGCAAG gcctgAAGGAAAGCCCCATGGTGAGCTTGGCTCACTCCGAGCTGGTGGCCTCCATCCTGGACGAGGTGCGGCGGCAGGTGGGGGTGACGTACAGCCAGGATCGGGCCTGA